One segment of Monomorium pharaonis isolate MP-MQ-018 chromosome 6, ASM1337386v2, whole genome shotgun sequence DNA contains the following:
- the LOC118646403 gene encoding uncharacterized protein LOC118646403 isoform X2, with translation MRKLGIHDHLLRTRYAPVDRCQLREYRRHMTAVAAAAASILGHWTLRGSKDPDNVTIDLNSCLFSVIGSQIGQDPLKLRKWTVLKLKDNFQNLAKWLDKIPMSNAGIFLMIGGVNGRGPESPRKSPEKEKYSKRYPAHSQEEDARQLLEDSECVEGEGDVKEDSIDLIGHSREKHVVEGRNGGVETHTRINKCAAVLAFQTEKQQDYALHRALLSKSGQEALHKLDNSTTSSAKVPISELKEQDVEFPKGSNWYAGYLINDEIETEAVILKLRHHKDKRKNKNAKPHIVAVYPFGKRSPIKCYARPHKYRKYIKRLTGHDIVFACTFGKLEKILTKNGYSKRYTSSNTKEDAGQILDNSEGKSCEDDPRNPKTEDFRTGHARNRHVVKRSNGVDGVEAYTRNNRCQQKSAFQTEDDQNYVLHKVLLSIAGQIGLVYLNHEFNLEIEVPASSLLHMGVELPTGSIWHNGEKLYDELEIEDVVLILGHHKNEKKNNSAKPFIITFYPVFKKEKEKAQAAPETASATTSKPASQTPPKRATGAIPKTTRKTASPTTFKTPSKTPPKIALKTATGTIPKTTRKTASPTTSKTPSKTPPKIALKTVTGTIRKTGHVTTPETVHKITPTTSHKLTPKSTRQTTFKITRKIAL, from the coding sequence GTCACTGGACCCTAAGAGGTAGCAAAGATCCCGACAACGTTACTATTGATTTAAACAGCTGCCTTTTTTCGGTGATCGGTTCTCAAATCGGGCAAGATCCATTAAAACTTCGTAAATGGACAGTGTTAAAACTAAAGGACAATTTTCAGAATTTGGCCAAATGGTTAGACAAAATTCCGATGAGTAATGCAGGAATATTCCTTATGATTGGCGGTGTAAATGGACGCGGACCTGAAAGTCCGAGAAAAAGTCccgaaaaagaaaagtactCAAAAAGATACCCAGCACACAGTCAGGAAGAAGACGCTAGACAGCTTCTGGAAGATTCAGAGTGCGTAGAAGGCGAAGGTGATGTTAAGGAAGATTCAATTGATTTAATAGGTCATTCTAGAGAGAAGCATGTTGTAGAAGGAAGAAATGGAGGTGTCGAAACTCATACTAGGATAAATAAATGTGCGGCAGTATTAGCTTTTCAGACAGAAAAACAGCAAGACTATGCCCTTCATAGGGCATTGCTATCAAAATCGGGTCAAGAAGCACTACATAAACTTGACAATTCCACTACATCAAGCGCAAAAGTACctatttcagaattaaaagAACAAGATGTCGAATTTCCTAAAGGAAGCAATTGGTATGCGGGATACCTTATAAATGATGAAATAGAAACCGAAgctgttatattaaaattaagacatcataaagataaacgaaaaaacaaaaatgcaaAGCCTCATATAGTTGCTGTTTACCCATTCGGTAAAAGGTCACCAATAAAATGTTACGCGAGACCTCATAAATatcgtaaatatataaaacggCTAACTGGTCATGATATTGTCTTTGCATGTACATTtggaaaacttgaaaaaattctcACAAAGAACGGATACTCAAAAAGATACACATCATCCAACACGAAAGAAGACGCTGGACAGATTCTGGATAATTCAGAGGGCAAATCCTGCGAAGATGATCCTCGCAATCCGAAAACTGAAGATTTTAGAACAGGCCATGCTAGAAACAGGCATGTCGTAAAAAGAAGCAATGGTGTTGATGGTGTCGAAGCTTATACTAGAAACAATAGATGTCAACAAAAATCTGCTTTTCAGACTGAAGATGATCAAAACTATGTGCTTCATAAAGTATTGCTATCAATAGCGGGTCAAATAGGACTAGTTTATCTTAACCACGAATTCAATTTAGAAATTGAAGTACCAGCTTCTTCATTACTTCATATGGGTGTCGAATTGCCTACAGGAAGCATATGGCATAATGGAGAAAAACTATATGATGAATTAGAAATCGAAGatgttgttttaattttaggacatcataaaaatgaaaaaaagaacaatagtGCAAAGccttttataataactttttacccagtatttaaaaaagaaaaagaaaaagctcAAGCAGCTCCTGAAACTGCCTCTGCAACTACATCTAAACCTGCTTCTCAAACTCCTCCTAAACGTGCTACTGGAGCTATTCCTAAAACTACTCGTAAAACTGCCTCTCCAACTACATTTAAAACTCCTTCTAAAACTCCTCCTAAAATTGCTCTTAAAACTGCTACTGGAACTATTCCTAAAACTACTCGTAAAACTGCCTCTCCAACTACATCTAAAACTCCTTCTAAAACTCCTCCTAAAATTGCTCTTAAAACTGTTACTGGAACTATTCGTAAAACTGGTCATGTAACTACTCCTGAAACTGTTCATAAAATTACTCCTACAACTTCTCATAAACTTACTCCTAAAAGTACTCGTCAAACTACTTTCAAAATTACTCGTAAAATTGCTCTTTAA
- the LOC118646403 gene encoding uncharacterized protein LOC118646403 isoform X1, with the protein MHIIQLINDYRNYKNKDKMYKIKYVNDIIQDLENYGPASLIHIAILSNILKRRINIWNANGNSNKIVGRKKLGPSIDIEYHANNSEQIGHWTLRGSKDPDNVTIDLNSCLFSVIGSQIGQDPLKLRKWTVLKLKDNFQNLAKWLDKIPMSNAGIFLMIGGVNGRGPESPRKSPEKEKYSKRYPAHSQEEDARQLLEDSECVEGEGDVKEDSIDLIGHSREKHVVEGRNGGVETHTRINKCAAVLAFQTEKQQDYALHRALLSKSGQEALHKLDNSTTSSAKVPISELKEQDVEFPKGSNWYAGYLINDEIETEAVILKLRHHKDKRKNKNAKPHIVAVYPFGKRSPIKCYARPHKYRKYIKRLTGHDIVFACTFGKLEKILTKNGYSKRYTSSNTKEDAGQILDNSEGKSCEDDPRNPKTEDFRTGHARNRHVVKRSNGVDGVEAYTRNNRCQQKSAFQTEDDQNYVLHKVLLSIAGQIGLVYLNHEFNLEIEVPASSLLHMGVELPTGSIWHNGEKLYDELEIEDVVLILGHHKNEKKNNSAKPFIITFYPVFKKEKEKAQAAPETASATTSKPASQTPPKRATGAIPKTTRKTASPTTFKTPSKTPPKIALKTATGTIPKTTRKTASPTTSKTPSKTPPKIALKTVTGTIRKTGHVTTPETVHKITPTTSHKLTPKSTRQTTFKITRKIAL; encoded by the exons ATgcatataattcaattaatcaaTGACTatcgtaattataaaaataaggacaaaatgtacaaaattaaatatgtaaacgaCATTATACAAGATTTGGAAAACTATGGACCAGCTAGTTTAATACACATTGCTATTCTGAGTAACATACTTAAAAGACGCATTAATATATGGAATGCTAATGGTAATTCAAATAAGATCgtcggaagaaaaaaattgggaCCATCTATAGATATTGAATATCACGCAAACAATTCTGAACAAATTG GTCACTGGACCCTAAGAGGTAGCAAAGATCCCGACAACGTTACTATTGATTTAAACAGCTGCCTTTTTTCGGTGATCGGTTCTCAAATCGGGCAAGATCCATTAAAACTTCGTAAATGGACAGTGTTAAAACTAAAGGACAATTTTCAGAATTTGGCCAAATGGTTAGACAAAATTCCGATGAGTAATGCAGGAATATTCCTTATGATTGGCGGTGTAAATGGACGCGGACCTGAAAGTCCGAGAAAAAGTCccgaaaaagaaaagtactCAAAAAGATACCCAGCACACAGTCAGGAAGAAGACGCTAGACAGCTTCTGGAAGATTCAGAGTGCGTAGAAGGCGAAGGTGATGTTAAGGAAGATTCAATTGATTTAATAGGTCATTCTAGAGAGAAGCATGTTGTAGAAGGAAGAAATGGAGGTGTCGAAACTCATACTAGGATAAATAAATGTGCGGCAGTATTAGCTTTTCAGACAGAAAAACAGCAAGACTATGCCCTTCATAGGGCATTGCTATCAAAATCGGGTCAAGAAGCACTACATAAACTTGACAATTCCACTACATCAAGCGCAAAAGTACctatttcagaattaaaagAACAAGATGTCGAATTTCCTAAAGGAAGCAATTGGTATGCGGGATACCTTATAAATGATGAAATAGAAACCGAAgctgttatattaaaattaagacatcataaagataaacgaaaaaacaaaaatgcaaAGCCTCATATAGTTGCTGTTTACCCATTCGGTAAAAGGTCACCAATAAAATGTTACGCGAGACCTCATAAATatcgtaaatatataaaacggCTAACTGGTCATGATATTGTCTTTGCATGTACATTtggaaaacttgaaaaaattctcACAAAGAACGGATACTCAAAAAGATACACATCATCCAACACGAAAGAAGACGCTGGACAGATTCTGGATAATTCAGAGGGCAAATCCTGCGAAGATGATCCTCGCAATCCGAAAACTGAAGATTTTAGAACAGGCCATGCTAGAAACAGGCATGTCGTAAAAAGAAGCAATGGTGTTGATGGTGTCGAAGCTTATACTAGAAACAATAGATGTCAACAAAAATCTGCTTTTCAGACTGAAGATGATCAAAACTATGTGCTTCATAAAGTATTGCTATCAATAGCGGGTCAAATAGGACTAGTTTATCTTAACCACGAATTCAATTTAGAAATTGAAGTACCAGCTTCTTCATTACTTCATATGGGTGTCGAATTGCCTACAGGAAGCATATGGCATAATGGAGAAAAACTATATGATGAATTAGAAATCGAAGatgttgttttaattttaggacatcataaaaatgaaaaaaagaacaatagtGCAAAGccttttataataactttttacccagtatttaaaaaagaaaaagaaaaagctcAAGCAGCTCCTGAAACTGCCTCTGCAACTACATCTAAACCTGCTTCTCAAACTCCTCCTAAACGTGCTACTGGAGCTATTCCTAAAACTACTCGTAAAACTGCCTCTCCAACTACATTTAAAACTCCTTCTAAAACTCCTCCTAAAATTGCTCTTAAAACTGCTACTGGAACTATTCCTAAAACTACTCGTAAAACTGCCTCTCCAACTACATCTAAAACTCCTTCTAAAACTCCTCCTAAAATTGCTCTTAAAACTGTTACTGGAACTATTCGTAAAACTGGTCATGTAACTACTCCTGAAACTGTTCATAAAATTACTCCTACAACTTCTCATAAACTTACTCCTAAAAGTACTCGTCAAACTACTTTCAAAATTACTCGTAAAATTGCTCTTTAA